In one window of Spartinivicinus marinus DNA:
- the bamA gene encoding outer membrane protein assembly factor BamA, which yields MKRYLLSLLVGCAAIPYVALADTFVVSDIRINGLQRVSAGTVFNSIPVGAGDEVDDQTVVETTRALFKTGYFQDIRLSRDGNILVISVVERPAISSIDIDGNKAIETKKLLEGLKQAGLSQGEIFQKATLEAVRLELERQYVGQGRYGVKVNTDVEPLPRNRVALKINIKEGAVAKIKHINIVGNKVFPTDDLLELFELQPSGMFSFYSNDDKYSREKLSGDLERLRSYYFDRGYVNFNIASTQVSISPDKEKVYITVNVNEGNKFTIKDVKLAGDLVVPETEMKSLVGVKEGQTFSRKELTKTEEQILQRLGNEGYTFANVNTIPQPHDNNTVSITFFVDPGKRTYVRRVNFVGNTKTEDEVLRREMRQMEGAWASTDKIEQSRTRLERLGYFKQVNVETPAVPGTTDQIDVNYAVEEQPSGSVQATLGFSQGSGLILGGNISQSNFLGTGNKVNLGLNTSKVRTLYRFGFIDPYYTVDGVSRGFNVFYRTTDFEEADISNYSTDVWGGDVTFGYPISETERLSFGFGLDNTDVSTGSNTAQQIVDFIDKEGDSFLNYKFNLGWNESTLNRGILATDGYSQSIGLELALPGSDLKFYKLNYTGQIFTPITEKLTLHLKTNLGYGDSFGGTSELPFYENYYAGGFGSVRGFKNNTLGPRAVRKDNNDDDPIGGNILVEGTAEVIFPMPFIKDQRSVRSAVFLDAGNVFDSDCGDDEKNCSNADFGELRYSLGFGVTWITGLGPLTFSLAKGLNADSSDETEVFQFALGQSF from the coding sequence ATGAAACGTTATTTGTTGTCTTTGTTAGTTGGGTGTGCAGCAATACCCTATGTCGCCCTTGCAGATACTTTTGTGGTATCTGATATAAGAATAAACGGCCTGCAGAGGGTATCTGCTGGTACCGTATTTAACTCAATCCCAGTGGGTGCTGGTGATGAGGTCGATGATCAAACCGTTGTTGAAACGACACGTGCACTATTTAAAACAGGCTATTTTCAGGATATTCGTTTATCCCGAGATGGTAATATTTTAGTGATTAGTGTTGTTGAGCGACCAGCTATTAGCTCAATTGATATTGATGGAAACAAAGCGATTGAAACTAAGAAACTGCTTGAGGGCTTAAAGCAGGCAGGGCTGTCACAAGGTGAGATTTTTCAAAAAGCCACCCTGGAGGCAGTCAGGCTGGAGCTAGAGCGGCAGTATGTTGGCCAAGGCCGTTACGGAGTAAAAGTTAATACTGACGTAGAGCCTTTACCTCGTAACAGGGTTGCTTTGAAGATCAATATTAAAGAAGGTGCTGTTGCTAAAATTAAGCATATCAATATCGTCGGGAATAAAGTCTTTCCTACTGATGACTTGCTGGAGTTATTTGAACTGCAACCTTCGGGTATGTTCTCGTTTTACAGTAATGATGATAAATATTCCCGTGAAAAACTATCAGGTGACTTAGAGCGGCTGCGTTCATACTATTTTGATAGGGGATATGTAAACTTTAATATTGCTTCAACTCAGGTTTCTATTTCACCTGATAAAGAGAAGGTCTACATTACAGTTAATGTTAATGAAGGGAACAAGTTTACTATCAAAGATGTCAAGCTGGCAGGTGACTTAGTTGTACCTGAAACAGAAATGAAGTCTTTGGTCGGTGTTAAGGAAGGACAAACTTTTTCTCGTAAAGAGCTTACTAAAACAGAAGAGCAAATTTTGCAGAGGCTTGGTAATGAGGGTTATACCTTTGCCAATGTGAATACCATTCCACAGCCCCATGACAATAACACTGTATCAATTACGTTTTTTGTCGATCCTGGCAAGCGTACCTACGTGCGTAGAGTTAATTTTGTAGGTAATACTAAAACAGAAGATGAAGTACTGCGCCGAGAAATGCGGCAAATGGAGGGTGCTTGGGCATCAACTGACAAAATTGAGCAATCTCGTACTCGTTTGGAGCGGCTGGGTTACTTTAAACAAGTGAATGTTGAAACACCTGCTGTACCAGGAACCACGGATCAAATTGATGTTAACTATGCAGTTGAAGAACAACCATCTGGTAGCGTTCAGGCTACATTAGGTTTTTCTCAAGGTAGTGGCTTAATTTTAGGTGGTAATATCAGTCAGAGTAACTTTCTGGGAACTGGAAACAAGGTCAACCTTGGCTTAAATACCAGTAAGGTGCGTACACTATACCGCTTTGGTTTTATTGACCCCTACTATACCGTTGATGGTGTAAGCCGTGGCTTTAATGTTTTCTATCGTACGACTGATTTCGAAGAAGCAGATATTTCCAACTACTCAACAGATGTATGGGGTGGTGATGTAACCTTTGGTTATCCAATTTCAGAAACTGAGCGATTAAGTTTTGGTTTTGGTTTGGATAATACTGATGTCAGCACCGGCTCTAATACTGCGCAACAAATTGTTGATTTTATAGATAAGGAAGGCGACAGCTTTTTAAACTACAAGTTTAACCTTGGCTGGAATGAGTCCACCTTAAACCGTGGCATTCTTGCAACAGATGGCTATTCGCAGTCTATTGGCTTGGAGCTGGCGCTACCTGGTAGTGACTTGAAGTTTTATAAGCTTAACTACACGGGGCAGATTTTTACACCTATTACTGAAAAGCTGACATTACACCTGAAAACCAACTTGGGTTATGGCGATAGCTTTGGTGGTACCTCAGAGCTGCCATTCTATGAAAATTATTATGCGGGTGGTTTTGGTTCTGTGCGCGGTTTCAAGAACAATACTCTTGGCCCGAGAGCTGTGCGCAAGGATAATAATGACGATGATCCAATAGGTGGCAATATTTTGGTTGAAGGAACAGCAGAGGTTATCTTCCCTATGCCATTTATAAAAGATCAACGTTCTGTGCGTAGTGCTGTATTTCTGGATGCCGGTAATGTCTTCGATAGTGACTGCGGTGATGACGAAAAGAATTGCAGCAATGCAGACTTTGGTGAGTTACGTTATTCATTAGGCTTCGGTGTCACCTGGATAACAGGCTTGGGGCCTTTAACCTTTAGTTTGGCTAAAGGCTTGAATGCTGACTCAAGTGATGAAACTGAAGTCTTCCAATTTGCGCTGGGACAGTCATTCTAA
- the rseP gene encoding RIP metalloprotease RseP gives MEFLQSVLAFIVTLGILVTFHEYGHFWVARRCGVKVHRFSFGFGKPLVSWYDRHGTEFAIAAFPLGGYVKMLDEKEGPVPSDQLQYAFNRKPVIQRIAIILAGPLANFLLAVVAFWIMLMLGFQSLVPVTGKIADKSLAQLAGIESGYEVISVNNEPTPTWYDFNIELLRYIGDTTELNVQLKQHEVSGTQSSANITKTIPITDWLSGQEQPNPVLSLGITPYAQPIPAVVDQLVAGGRAEKTGLQSGDKILAVNDQKINDWRELVEQIKNNPEKNIALHVLRKGETQIINLRPAFKQQGGKKIGFAGISAQSVNTSTSLIRTVKYSPVKAFFGALDKTWSMITLTVTSIKKMVLGDVSVKNLSGPITIAKVASNSAKLGLESFLNFLALVSISLGVINLLPVPVLDGGHLLFYFVEWVKGSPVSEKAQVIGLQIGLSLVIAMMFLAFYNDLSRL, from the coding sequence ATGGAGTTTTTACAGTCAGTATTAGCCTTTATTGTCACTCTGGGTATTTTAGTTACATTTCATGAGTATGGACATTTTTGGGTAGCAAGACGCTGTGGAGTAAAGGTTCATCGATTTTCTTTTGGTTTTGGAAAACCACTCGTTTCATGGTATGACCGCCATGGAACTGAGTTTGCTATTGCTGCCTTTCCTCTAGGAGGGTATGTCAAAATGCTGGATGAAAAGGAAGGTCCAGTTCCTTCTGATCAGCTCCAGTATGCGTTTAATCGTAAGCCTGTTATTCAACGAATAGCAATTATTTTGGCTGGACCGTTAGCTAACTTTTTACTAGCAGTGGTTGCTTTTTGGATTATGTTGATGCTGGGCTTCCAAAGCCTGGTTCCTGTCACTGGAAAAATTGCTGATAAAAGCCTAGCTCAACTGGCAGGTATTGAAAGTGGTTATGAGGTCATCAGTGTTAATAATGAACCTACTCCAACCTGGTATGACTTCAATATCGAGCTGTTACGTTATATTGGGGATACTACTGAGCTTAACGTTCAGTTAAAACAGCATGAGGTGTCTGGTACTCAGTCGTCTGCCAATATTACTAAGACGATTCCAATTACAGACTGGCTGTCAGGCCAGGAGCAGCCAAACCCAGTGTTAAGCTTGGGAATAACACCTTACGCACAGCCTATACCAGCAGTTGTAGATCAGTTGGTGGCAGGAGGGCGAGCAGAAAAAACTGGTTTGCAGTCAGGCGATAAAATTCTAGCGGTTAATGATCAAAAAATTAATGATTGGCGAGAGCTGGTTGAACAAATAAAAAATAATCCTGAGAAAAATATTGCACTACATGTATTAAGAAAAGGCGAAACACAAATTATTAATTTACGTCCTGCGTTTAAGCAACAAGGGGGTAAAAAAATAGGTTTTGCTGGCATAAGTGCTCAGTCTGTAAATACTTCAACTAGTTTAATTAGAACAGTTAAATACTCACCAGTTAAAGCCTTTTTTGGTGCGCTGGATAAAACGTGGTCAATGATAACCTTGACTGTGACGTCTATCAAGAAAATGGTGCTGGGCGATGTCTCAGTTAAAAACTTGAGTGGTCCAATAACCATTGCTAAAGTGGCTAGCAATTCGGCAAAATTAGGCCTGGAAAGTTTTTTAAACTTTTTAGCGCTTGTTAGCATCAGTTTGGGTGTAATTAACTTGTTGCCTGTTCCTGTGCTTGATGGTGGACATTTGTTGTTTTATTTTGTCGAATGGGTAAAAGGAAGTCCTGTCTCAGAAAAAGCACAAGTAATTGGATTACAGATAGGACTCAGCCTAGTTATCGCTATGATGTTTTTAGCTTTTTATAATGACTTAAGTCGTCTGTAA
- the ispC gene encoding 1-deoxy-D-xylulose-5-phosphate reductoisomerase translates to MQQITILGSTGSIGCSTLAVIKEHSDKYQVFALAANQQVDKLFQQCMQFVPQYAVLADKGAADQLAERLRLAGSTTEVLVGKAALAAVAEDSQVDVVMAAIMGAVGLLPTLAAVKAGKKVLLANKESLVMAGELFMDAVKMHKATLLPIDSEHNAIFQCLPHPYQSLPEAGVRRVILTASGGPFRMFSHAQLTEVTPEQACAHPNWSMGQKISVDSASMMNKGLELIEACHLFAIKPEWVDVVIHPQSIIHSMVDYIDGSVLAQMGNPDMCTPIAHALAWPARISTEVKPLNLVEIAQLDFYPPDEQRFPCLKLAREAAAEGGTAPAILNAANEVAVAAFLAGTIRFIDIPLINETVLTRLEVQPSFELESVLAADSKAREIAMTLINQMGL, encoded by the coding sequence GTGCAGCAAATCACCATTTTAGGCAGTACTGGTTCCATCGGTTGCAGCACGTTAGCTGTCATTAAAGAACACTCTGATAAATACCAGGTATTTGCGCTTGCAGCTAATCAGCAGGTTGATAAGTTATTTCAACAGTGCATGCAGTTTGTGCCTCAATATGCGGTGCTGGCTGATAAGGGCGCTGCGGATCAATTGGCTGAGCGACTCAGATTAGCAGGCTCTACGACAGAGGTATTAGTTGGTAAGGCTGCTTTGGCAGCAGTGGCAGAGGACTCGCAGGTTGACGTGGTAATGGCTGCTATTATGGGGGCAGTCGGCTTACTACCTACACTGGCTGCAGTTAAAGCAGGAAAGAAAGTCCTGCTGGCCAACAAAGAAAGCTTGGTAATGGCCGGTGAGTTGTTTATGGACGCAGTTAAGATGCATAAGGCTACTTTGCTGCCTATTGATAGTGAGCATAATGCTATATTCCAGTGCCTCCCCCATCCTTATCAGTCGTTACCAGAGGCTGGTGTTAGAAGAGTTATTTTGACGGCTTCGGGTGGGCCTTTTCGAATGTTCAGTCATGCTCAGTTAACTGAAGTGACCCCTGAGCAAGCCTGTGCTCACCCTAACTGGTCAATGGGGCAGAAAATCTCTGTTGATTCCGCTTCCATGATGAATAAAGGCTTAGAGTTAATAGAAGCCTGCCACTTATTTGCTATCAAACCCGAGTGGGTTGATGTGGTAATCCACCCACAAAGCATAATTCACTCAATGGTTGACTATATTGATGGCTCAGTCCTAGCTCAAATGGGCAATCCTGATATGTGTACCCCCATTGCTCATGCTCTTGCCTGGCCAGCGCGAATATCAACGGAAGTTAAGCCGCTCAATTTAGTTGAAATAGCCCAGCTTGACTTTTACCCCCCTGATGAGCAGCGTTTTCCTTGTTTGAAGCTGGCTCGGGAAGCTGCTGCAGAGGGTGGGACAGCGCCTGCTATCTTAAATGCAGCTAATGAAGTCGCTGTAGCTGCGTTTTTGGCTGGAACTATTCGCTTTATCGACATTCCACTTATTAATGAGACAGTGCTTACCCGGTTGGAGGTGCAGCCTTCATTTGAACTCGAAAGTGTTTTGGCTGCTGATAGCAAAGCTCGTGAAATAGCCATGACATTGATAAATCAAATGGGTTTATAA
- a CDS encoding phosphatidate cytidylyltransferase, with translation MLKQRIITAVILIPLALLGVFALSPFFFSLFVGGIVLLAGWEWANLAGLPQTPARLIYVASLALALFVSQYLPLQMILGLAVLMWLAALILVLTYPGSAMFWRHRSLKLIVGLMVLVPAWNCLVWLKHAENSSWLIVYLFALIWGADIGAYFFGKRFGKHKLAAKVSPGKSWEGVYGAIAVTTLVAIGVGLVQQKSFPQLMVMVLFAWLIVAVSVLGDLLESMFKRERGVKDSSNLLPGHGGVMDRIDSLTAAIPVFCISLLVTGL, from the coding sequence GTGCTCAAACAAAGAATAATTACAGCCGTTATTTTGATACCACTTGCATTGCTTGGGGTGTTTGCCCTTTCTCCCTTTTTCTTTAGCCTATTTGTTGGTGGTATTGTGCTATTAGCTGGCTGGGAGTGGGCGAATTTAGCAGGACTACCCCAAACGCCTGCTCGTTTGATTTATGTTGCAAGTCTTGCGTTGGCTTTGTTCGTCTCACAGTATCTACCTTTACAAATGATATTAGGCTTAGCTGTTTTAATGTGGCTTGCTGCTTTGATATTGGTGTTAACTTATCCTGGGTCTGCCATGTTTTGGCGGCATAGAAGCCTTAAACTGATAGTAGGCTTAATGGTGTTGGTACCTGCCTGGAACTGTTTGGTGTGGTTAAAACATGCAGAAAATAGCTCATGGCTAATTGTTTATCTGTTTGCTTTGATTTGGGGGGCTGATATTGGTGCTTACTTCTTTGGTAAGCGATTTGGTAAGCATAAATTAGCGGCAAAAGTGAGCCCTGGTAAAAGCTGGGAAGGAGTATATGGAGCAATAGCAGTAACGACATTAGTGGCCATTGGTGTTGGGTTGGTGCAACAGAAAAGCTTTCCTCAATTGATGGTAATGGTGTTATTTGCTTGGCTAATTGTTGCTGTCTCAGTGCTCGGTGACCTGCTGGAAAGCATGTTTAAGCGTGAGCGGGGTGTTAAAGATAGCAGTAATTTACTACCTGGGCATGGTGGAGTGATGGATCGTATTGATAGCTTAACAGCCGCAATCCCGGTTTTTTGTATTTCGCTATTGGTAACAGGTCTTTGA
- the uppS gene encoding polyprenyl diphosphate synthase translates to MSAIDTSPKLNEASTINSPRHVAVIMDGNNRWAKQRKLPSIAGHRAGLKAARNIVEACRDYNIEVLTLFAFSSENWRRPKDEVSALMELFLHALKRETKRLKKNKIRLKVVGDISAFSNTIQQHIRETEQVTAEFSEFTLVIAANYGGQWDIQEACKRLVNQVQHGELTVDEITAEQIDDNLSTAGLPLPDLCIRTSGVHRISNFLLWQLAYAELYFTDTLWPDFDKAAFHQALLDYSSRQRRFGQTSEQVEAAQCSNKE, encoded by the coding sequence ATGTCAGCGATAGACACGTCACCCAAGCTTAATGAGGCTTCAACCATCAACTCCCCTCGCCATGTTGCTGTCATTATGGATGGCAATAACCGTTGGGCCAAACAACGTAAACTGCCAAGCATTGCAGGGCATCGTGCCGGGCTGAAAGCTGCACGGAATATAGTAGAAGCCTGTCGCGACTACAACATAGAGGTGTTAACCTTATTCGCTTTTAGTAGCGAGAACTGGCGGCGCCCTAAAGATGAAGTGAGTGCATTAATGGAGTTATTTCTTCATGCACTTAAGCGGGAAACCAAGCGGCTGAAAAAAAATAAAATTCGTTTAAAGGTTGTTGGCGACATCAGTGCTTTTAGCAACACAATTCAGCAGCATATTAGAGAAACAGAGCAAGTGACAGCTGAGTTCAGTGAGTTTACTTTAGTGATTGCTGCAAATTATGGTGGCCAGTGGGATATACAAGAGGCTTGTAAGCGGCTGGTTAACCAGGTTCAGCACGGTGAGCTAACGGTAGATGAAATTACCGCTGAACAAATTGATGACAATCTGTCGACTGCTGGTTTACCGCTTCCTGATTTATGTATTCGAACCAGTGGTGTGCATCGAATCAGCAATTTTTTGTTATGGCAGCTAGCTTATGCAGAACTGTATTTCACTGATACGCTCTGGCCTGACTTTGATAAAGCTGCATTTCATCAAGCATTACTAGACTACAGTTCCCGGCAGCGCCGGTTTGGCCAAACCAGTGAACAAGTGGAGGCTGCTCAGTGCTCAAACAAAGAATAA
- the frr gene encoding ribosome recycling factor — protein sequence MINEIKSDTKTRMKKSVESLDVAFAKIRTGRAHPSLLDSVVVSYYGADTPLNQVANISVEDGRTLSVSPWEKQLVPDIEKAILKSDLGLNPNTAGDVIRIPLPPLTEETRKNYIKQAKSEAEGARVAVRNIRRDAISELKTLLKDKEISEDEERKAHDEIQKITDQYIAEVDKALQVKEAELMEI from the coding sequence ATGATTAATGAAATTAAGTCCGATACTAAGACTCGGATGAAAAAAAGTGTGGAGTCTTTGGATGTTGCATTTGCCAAAATTCGTACTGGCAGGGCACACCCTAGTTTGCTGGATAGCGTTGTAGTTTCGTACTATGGTGCGGATACACCATTAAATCAAGTGGCTAATATATCAGTAGAAGATGGTCGTACTTTATCAGTTAGCCCGTGGGAAAAGCAGTTAGTTCCTGATATTGAAAAAGCTATTCTAAAATCTGACCTGGGTTTGAACCCTAATACGGCAGGTGATGTAATACGGATTCCACTACCGCCTTTAACTGAAGAAACGCGTAAAAACTATATTAAGCAAGCTAAGTCAGAGGCGGAAGGGGCTCGTGTCGCTGTGCGTAATATTCGTCGGGACGCAATCAGTGAGCTGAAAACGCTATTGAAAGATAAAGAAATCAGCGAAGATGAAGAGCGCAAAGCTCATGATGAAATCCAAAAAATAACCGACCAATATATAGCTGAAGTTGATAAAGCGCTACAGGTTAAAGAAGCTGAGCTAATGGAAATTTAG
- the pyrH gene encoding UMP kinase, translating to MPISDRQPKYKRILLKLSGEALMGDEDFGIDPKVLDRMALEIGQLVGIGVQVGIVIGGGNLFRGASLHAAGMDRVTGDHMGMLATVMNALAMRDSLERSNINTRVMSAIPMSGVVEHYDRRKAQRYLNGGDVVIFSAGTGNPFFTTDSAACLRGIEVEADLVLKATKVDGVFTDDPVKNPDAEKFSVLSYDEVLIRKLGVMDLTAICLVRDHHMPVRVFNMNKTGALLNIVVGGNDGTLIAGGEND from the coding sequence ATGCCTATTAGTGACCGACAACCAAAATACAAACGTATCTTGCTAAAACTAAGCGGTGAAGCCCTAATGGGGGATGAGGACTTTGGTATTGATCCAAAAGTGCTCGATCGAATGGCGCTTGAAATTGGCCAGTTAGTAGGTATTGGGGTGCAAGTAGGAATAGTTATCGGTGGTGGGAACCTGTTTCGTGGAGCATCGTTACATGCAGCAGGCATGGATCGTGTGACAGGTGATCACATGGGAATGCTGGCCACGGTAATGAACGCATTGGCAATGCGTGATAGCTTAGAGCGCTCGAATATTAATACCCGAGTTATGTCAGCTATTCCAATGAGTGGCGTGGTTGAGCACTATGATCGCCGAAAAGCCCAGCGGTATCTAAATGGTGGTGATGTTGTTATCTTTTCTGCAGGTACAGGCAATCCTTTCTTCACCACTGACTCTGCAGCCTGCTTACGAGGCATTGAAGTTGAAGCAGATTTAGTATTGAAGGCCACTAAAGTAGATGGCGTATTCACTGATGATCCGGTTAAGAACCCTGATGCAGAAAAGTTTTCAGTACTCAGTTATGACGAAGTACTGATTCGTAAACTGGGAGTTATGGATTTAACGGCGATCTGCTTAGTGCGAGACCATCACATGCCTGTTCGTGTATTTAATATGAATAAAACCGGCGCCCTGTTAAATATTGTTGTGGGTGGCAATGACGGAACATTAATTGCTGGGGGTGAAAATGATTAA
- the tsf gene encoding translation elongation factor Ts, translated as MAAITAALVKELRERTGLGMMECKKALVQAEGDIEKAIEELRKSGQAKAAKKAGRTAAEGVVAVKVADDASYGLLLEVNSETDFVARDDNFLGFVNTVLDKAFADKQTDVAKLMEGELETARLALVQKIGENIGVRRLELVEASVVGSYVHGNKRIGVLVALDGGDVELAKDIAMHVAAVNPQVVNKEDMPEEVVAKEKEIFIAQAKDSGKPDDIIEKMISGRINKFLAENSLVEQPFVKDPDVKIGALAKKAGAKVLGFKRYEVGEGIEKEEVDFAAEVAAQAGLNK; from the coding sequence ATGGCAGCAATTACCGCCGCATTGGTAAAAGAGTTACGTGAGCGCACTGGCTTGGGCATGATGGAGTGTAAAAAAGCACTGGTTCAAGCAGAAGGCGATATTGAAAAAGCAATAGAAGAGCTGCGTAAGTCAGGTCAGGCAAAAGCTGCGAAAAAAGCCGGTCGTACTGCGGCAGAAGGTGTTGTAGCAGTTAAAGTAGCTGATGATGCGAGCTATGGTCTGCTACTTGAAGTGAATAGTGAAACTGACTTCGTTGCCCGCGATGACAATTTCTTGGGTTTCGTGAACACTGTTTTAGATAAAGCATTTGCTGACAAGCAAACAGATGTTGCCAAACTGATGGAAGGTGAGCTAGAAACTGCTCGTTTGGCATTAGTGCAAAAAATTGGTGAAAACATTGGTGTGCGTCGCCTTGAGCTAGTTGAAGCGTCAGTGGTTGGCAGTTATGTACACGGTAACAAGCGTATTGGTGTATTGGTTGCTCTGGACGGTGGTGACGTTGAGTTGGCTAAAGATATTGCTATGCATGTGGCTGCAGTTAACCCTCAAGTGGTTAACAAAGAAGATATGCCTGAAGAAGTGGTAGCGAAAGAGAAAGAAATCTTCATCGCTCAAGCTAAAGACTCAGGCAAGCCAGATGATATTATTGAGAAAATGATCAGTGGCCGCATAAACAAGTTTTTGGCAGAAAACAGCTTGGTAGAGCAGCCTTTTGTTAAAGATCCTGACGTAAAAATTGGCGCTTTAGCGAAAAAAGCCGGTGCAAAAGTATTAGGCTTTAAACGCTACGAAGTGGGTGAAGGGATTGAAAAAGAAGAAGTTGATTTTGCTGCTGAAGTAGCTGCCCAGGCAGGACTTAATAAGTAG